Proteins from one Impatiens glandulifera chromosome 2, dImpGla2.1, whole genome shotgun sequence genomic window:
- the LOC124925138 gene encoding uncharacterized protein LOC124925138, with translation MGDTATTTTQKKRDRDDSDEFELASPEVKRLRDDLLSFLDDSDHSTATPDLDLFMRSFQQEISASPVVVVDLTEEPDESRLDLGYLLEASDDELGLPPPPPPPPTTTTTNDIVALGSEMWRFDEQISSYDEFGIVGDGEGSSYSTAGEYVALEGLFDYSDADFCTVVDEPEFLWRQETLPSL, from the coding sequence ATGGGAGATACTGCTACTACTACGACTCAGAAGAAACGCGACCGAGATGACTCAGATGAGTTTGAGTTGGCCTCACCAGAGGTGAAGCGACTCAGAGACGATTTACTGAGTTTCCTAGACGACTCAGATCATTCAACCGCCACACCAGATCTCGATTTGTTTATGAGGAGCTTTCAGCAAGAGATTTCCGCATCtccggtggtggtggtggatcTGACTGAAGAACCTGACGAATCTCGGCTGGATCTTGGATATCTTCTTGAAGCGTCCGATGACGAACTCGGTTtgcctccgccgccgccgccgccgccgacgacgacgacgacgaatGATATAGTAGCCTTGGGAAGCGAGATGTGGAGATTTGACGAGCAGATTTCAAGCTATGATGAGTTCGGAATAGTCGGCGACGGCGAGGGAAGTAGTTACAGTACCGCCGGCGAGTACGTGGCGCTGGAGGGACTGTTTGATTATTCTGACGCAGACTTTTGTACGGTTGTTGATGAGCCGGAATTTTTATGGAGGCAAGAGACCTTACCGTCTCTGTAG